The genomic interval TATAGTGGAACATCATGTCATCAGTGTGTGCGCTGGCATCCCAATGCGGGAAGGGCCAGTCGTTCACCATTGCCGGAGAATAGTTTCCGCCGGATTGCAGGTATTCGTCCACCACGCCCCAGGGCGCTTCGACATCCCAAGGTTGATAATACTGCGAATGCTGATTGGCGATATCATTTTTTGGCCAGATCTCCCTCACCTCATATTGCTGCAAGGCTGGGTCATAGACAAATTCCTTGACGAACTGCATCGCGGGATAGTATGTCCCGTCGCTGGTGGTAAGCCCCCAAATCGCAGGAACGTGAACCCTGCCGATATTATCGACCACGGCATTCAGATGGCTGGAATTCACGATTTTCCAGGACAGTTGATTGTCCGCATAAGGTATGCCGTTGGCGTTGGTGAAGAAACCCGTCGTCCCACCAGGGCTTGCCGGTGGATTCCAAGAAGGTAGATTACTGAAAGAGCTGACCCGGCTCCAGGTTCCCTGTCCATAGTTTGTGCATTTGAACACATCCATATCCGCTTCGTTGAGGTTGGCGCCGCCAGCGCTCTGAGCAGAATGGTAGCCGGCATAAAATAGATTTCCGGCATTGTCCACTGCGATAGCGTGAAAAGGACGCCGCCAATTGACCAAATCCACATTCCAGTTATTCATTTCAGGGATGCTCGTGTGGCTCCACGTGAGAGCAACACCATCTTCAATATCGTTTCCGTTGAAATCGGCATAGGCGATATAGAGGTTTTCGCAAGGTGCGCTGGTGTTTGAGGTAAAGTTTCTCGCCGCCACATAGACTCTTCGTTTGTTGGCGATCGGCGAAGGACCGATCACGGCGGTGGGCCAGATGAATTCGTTGTTTGTAGTGGTGGTGCCGCCGGGAGCGGTGATCGAGACAGGATTGTTGATAATGATCTGGATATCGTTAAAAAGACCTGCGATACCGGAGATGAAAGCATCGGAAGTGAATTGCACCTCAAATGGGGCATCGGCATCGGCGTTGGCGTGCCAGGCATACATCGGTTTCCCGGAAACGGGATCCACGGCAAGGGTGGAAAAACCCTCATGGTTTTGCATGCTGGTGATCTCGTTGTTGTTGATGACGTTGCCCTGTGCATCGAGATTGGCATAGAACGTTCGACGGGTGGAAGTCGCCTGGCGTCTTCCGGTGTAGGTCAGGAAATAGCCGCCGCCTTCGGATTGGGGGATTGTCCTGATCGGTAAGCCGTTGTAGCTGCCGATCATGTAATCGTAGTAGCTGGTGATGAGTGATGTCGGAAGCCTTGAGAATACGTATTCTGGAACATTACGGGTTTGAGGAACGCGATATCCTTGCGGAGTTTCGACTGCCTTGTACACATTGCCGGGAATCATAGGCTCGGCAAAAGCAAGGACTACAAACAGGCTTAGCGACAGCAGTAACAGCGTCGTTTTCATAAGATCCTCCCTATTTTTTGGTTACATGACTAGGTTGCACATGGTCAGGAGGGTTCAAATCGTGTCAAGTTAATTATTGCGTCCGCTCATTTTCTTGGTTATATTCATCATCCGGCGGCAAAGAATAAAGCTCCGCGGGCTTTGGTAAACGGGGGCATTTACCGCTTGTTTACGAAAGCCCTGATCTGGGGATAGGCAGACCAAATGGGCAGGCTGCTGAACAGATTCGGCAGAAAAGGTGATTTACCTCATTCTCAGTTCGGAAAAAACCACATCTTTCGGATCAAAGTCTTCCGGATCAAAGTCCTCGTCAAACCACTCAATGACATCTTCATAATCCGGATGTTCAGGATCGGAGATCGCTTCCAGTGCTTCCTGATAAGCATAGACCCCACCGCAGTCTTCCGGCGGGCAGGCACGTTTGCCATCGAGGCAGAGGGGATATTTTTTCCCGCTCGCAGGGGCAAGGATTTCCTCTAAGACGATCTTGTGCATCCAATCATCGCCAAAGTCATAGCAATAAAGGATTTCCTGTTTCGCAAGCGTCAAATAATCCGCTACTTTGGCTGATTTTGGGCTTTTAACCGATTCGTCATCGATCAGTATGCCGACATTGCCATAATATGAGGTTTCAACCGCCTTCTTGCCGGTGGGCATAACCCTGAACCCATAGAGGTGACAATTTTCCCAGCCCATCGCAAACTGGATGTAGTTGTGCAGTTGGTGGAAACTGATGTTCGCGGGAATCTGAATTCGTCTCCAGATCGGCGGTTTTGAGCCAAGCAGGGTGATCTTAAGTTGTAAGATCCGGTCGAGCTCTTTTGTAGCCATGGTTTTCTCCTGATTTTATCATTGGCGCAAGTTTGCCTGATACCCATTTCCGGTCAAGCTGAATTTGCGTTGTTGCAATTCCTGATCGCCCTCATCATTCTATCAAAGTCTTTCAACACTATGTGTGGATTTTCGTTTCCGCAGCATCGGCATGCTGCGCTACATCCAAAGTCTCTGGTCTCTCCCCTGCTTTTCTTATCTTCTATGTTTGAAAATCCTTTGCTATATTTAAACCAGTTTCTCAAGCTGCTCATCGACGATCATCAGGTAATGCAGGGAGTTGCAGGATTGAAAGAGTTCGCGGGCTTTTTCCAGCTTGGTTTTGGCAGCGTGGAGGTCCTGTTCTTCGACGTCAAGCATGGCAAGATTGAACCATGCTCTGCCGCAGCCATCGAGATCTCCGACAACGCTGAGGATCTCGATTTGAGTGTGATAGCACTTTTTGGCATGGGAAAATCTACCAGACATTTTCCAGAGGTTGCCGAGATTGCCAAAGCTATGCGCCATGCCCTCTCGGTCGTTCATTTTGTATTGCATGCGGAGGTTGCTTTGGTAGGTTTCCAGCGCGAGGGGATAGTCCCCGCGTTTGAAATACATGTCTCCGATGGCGTCATAGCAAAAGGACATACCGCTGAAGTCCGAGATCTGTTTGGCGATTTCGAGGGATTCAAAGAAGCGGGGCAGGGCTTCATCCTGTTTTCCAAGATAATCCAAAAGCTCGCCGATATCGTAGATGATGATGGATTCCTGCAGGCGGTTGCCGATGTGGCGGGCAATGATGAGGCTTTTTTGATAGCACTCGAGAGCGCTTTCATATTCCATCTGGTTGCGGTGGATGACACCGATGTTGAGCAGGGCTTTGGAATAGCCGTTTCGGTCGCCGTTTAATTCCGCGGTTTCCAAAGAAGCGCGGTAAAATTTGAGGGCTTTATCCTTGTCGCCGCGACGTGAAAATGAAGTTCCGAGCCCTGAAAGCGCGATCCTGGTACCGATGAGGTCTTTGATGCGGCGTGAAAGCAAAAGCTTGTCCTTGTAGTATTTACCGGCTTCCAGGTAGTCTCCCTGATTGCTGTAAAAAGCGGCGATGATGCCGCTAAGCACGTTGCGTTGGGGGTCGCGTTTTTCCTCTTTGAGGCGTGCGTAGAGCGGGAGAGCTTCACCGGCAAAGAGAGTGATCTCGGTGGTATAGAGCAGGGATTCGATGTAATCGATGCGGATGAGGATCTGAAAGTCTTCGTCCAGAACGGATTTTAGCTGTTTTTCGAGGAATTCGCGTAGCTCAATGTTTTTTCCGGTATTGATCAGATATCTTGCCATGAGACGGATCCAACGGTCGCGCCGGATGCCCGGCTTGTCCAAGAGGGATTCATATTGGTCGAGGATTATTTTGGCACCTTCATTGGCGGCAAGTTCAAGCATGATCCCTGCGGCGCTGAGTTTGGCATCAGTTTTCACGGCAGGGTTCATAGCGTTTTCCGCCACGGTTTCATAGTAGCGCAGGCTGAGTTCGTATGAGCCGGATTGATAATAGCGTTCTGCCAGCCTTCCACACCAGAGCCCGATCTTTGCTTTGTCGCAGGCGCCTGTATAGTGATGGGCGATGATGCCTGCCATCAGATTGTCGTCTGCGGTGTGGAGCGGTTCATAATAGCGGGCGATTTTGATGTGCAGATCGATCTTTTCGCTAAGCAGGATGGTGCGATAGATGCTTTCCAGCATCAGGGGATTCGAAAAGGCATAGAGCGGCTCAGTGAAACTGTTTTCCACCCGCAGGATATTCATCCCGCAGAGCTTTTCCAGTGCGGTGGAAAAGGAATCCTTGTCCGGCACGTTGAAGATGCGAATGATCTCTGTGGGAGTGAATGGACGTCCATAGATGCTGGCATATTTGATCAGAGCCTTCGAAGCGGCGTCCAGTCTTTCAAAATCGCTGATAAAGAGGTTTTCCAGGCTGTCTGGGATTTGACCGCGGTGACGCATTTCCTCGATGATCTGTTCGGTGATGAGGTCGCATCCGGCGGTGAAGACGCGTCTCAGATGCTGTACCAGTTCAAAAAGAAAGCGTGGATTGCCGCTACTGATGCGATGCAGCTCGATTGCGGCTTTATGGGTGATATTTGGAATGCGCGCCAGGATAAACTCCCTGCTTTGAGCAAGGGTGTATGCGTTCAGAGCGATGCCGCTTTGGGGGAATCCGGAGATCTCCGTCAGAATTTCATTTGCCGTGATGACCACGCTTTTGCCGTCGTGAAGAAACTTCTTGATCAGGCGGATGATGAGGAATCTGCTTTCGGGATCGAAACGGTCAAAATTGTCGATCACCAGCGCGGAGTAGGGATCATAAATGAGCGCCACGATGTCGTAGAGGATGGAGGAGACCAATTCCGCTTCCTGCCTGCTCTGTGCCTGCTGGGCAAAGAGATTGCGGTGCAAAAGCTTGGGGTCAAAATTGATCCCTCTGATGGAGCACCATTGAATGATCTGATCGAACTGGCGCTTGAAATACTCGATGCCGAGATGCAAGCGCAGGGCGTTGAAAAAGAATTCCAACCGCAAGTTTTGGGCGTGGAGATCGGCGCAGACAAGCTCAAAGGTTGCATTCAACTGCATCAGACTCTCGCAGACCTTCCATATAATCAGGCTTTTACCGCTTCCTCCATAGCCGGTGATCTGGCAAAAATGGGCTTGAGTTCCGGCAAGATTCCGCTTCAAATCTTCGAATTGGTTTTTTGCCACCATCAGCTCGCAATCCTGATAGTGATTGCGATATTGAGCCCAGCGCTGGGGCAGTTCCTTTACCAGACGAAAGATATCCAGCGGTTCGGAGATACCTTTCACGCTTGTGGTGGCGACAAACTCCGTCTCAAACATGCCTTCCAGCTTGGGGAGCATCTCTCTTGAGAGACAGATGTCGCCGGATTGTGCAAAGCTCATCAGCCGCGCGGAGATATTGACGGCATTGCCGATGATGCCATATTCCCAACGCTTGGGAGAGCCGATGATGCCGCAATAGATGTTGCTGTAGGTGATCCCGATCTGCACATCGACACTCTCCGAAGAGATCAGCAAGATGCGGCGCGCGGCGTTGAAAGCGCGTTCGATGTCGTTTGCAAATACGAATGGCACACCGAAAAGCGCCAGCATGATATAACCCTTGTCCGTGAAATCGATCTTGTTGATCACGCCCATGTGGTTATAGACGATGTTTTGTGCCTTTGTGTAGAAGTCATGATAGTCCGCGTAGTCTAGATCCGCGTTTTTTTTTGAAGTGAGCTTGATAAAGATTACCGCGGCGTTGCGCAATTCGGCGGGGGATCTGTCCTGTTGGAGCTTGAGCTTAACGCTTTGGGGCAGAAAGCGATCCGCCTTGGCTGAGGTTTTGGGGGTGAAACTGAGGCAATGGCTTTGGTAGCTATGGACGGCTTGTGCGTCATAGTTTCCCAGAATTTCTCCGGGCAAGGCATGTTCGGCGAGGTCATAGACGCTTCGAATGGCATCCGAACTGAGGTAATAATCCAAGTGGTGTTCCGGTTTGCCGACGATGTTCAGATCGATCTCTCCAGCGGCGAGAGCGCCATGGACGTTGAAATTGATGCCGAATTTACGGTTGAAATAGGCATCAGACCTTGCACAGGCAGCTAACAGAAGATCACGTATCTCATAAAGATCCGGCATTTCCGCTGAAGCCTTGCATGGAAAGAGGATGAGACAGGCATCGCCGCCAAATTTGCAGATCTCACCGCCGTGGGGTTTGACGATCGCGCTGACGCTTTCAAAGTGCCGGTTCAGCACCTGGGTCACAAGCTCGACGCCATAGTGACCGCCGGCGCTGGCGAACTCCGTGATGCGGGTAAACCCCGAGATATCAAGAAAGATAATACCGGCAAAAAGCTTTCTGCACAAGGGCAGAGAGCTCTTTGCCGCAAGGACGCTGAGAACCAACCGCGGAGTGTGGGCTCTGTTTATTTTTTCCGCCTGGGTCCGCCACCTTCGTTATCTCCCGGGACGTGGTAGCGTGGGTTTGCCTCAATGAAGGAATTCAGCGCGGTGCGCGTGCCCGCGAAACCGAGAATGATGTAGAAACCTCGGTCTTGGCTTGCGCCGTAATTGTGCATGAAAGAAGTGGCATAGTTTTGCGTGAATGCCACGTAATCAAAGTATCCATCCGGTGTGGGCGAAGAATAGACGATGTAGTATTCCACCGCGATGGGTTGCTGCTCCTGAGTAAATTCCACGGCATCCCAATCTAACAGAAGATGATTTCCCTGGCGCTCGATACGCAGGTTTTGTGGAGGCTGCAACAAGTGCTCTTGAACCACTACAGCGGCGAGGTATATGCGTTCGTCCACGAGATTTCCGGTGATCATCTTCAGGCGGAGGGCATAGACGCCGGGAGTGTTGAACTGATACGACCAGTCACGGGTGATTCCATCGATGATCTCATCGTTGCCCAGATCCCACTGGATCAGCGTGACGGGATGATCATGACCGATGGAGGTGTTGGTGAAATTGACCGTATTGCCGGTCTGGATAAAGCGGTGGCTGGATACCATGCCGGCGCGGTGCAGATAGGTGAAGGCACCGATATCGCTGATCGATCCATCCGCGTCGCGCGGCACCAATGGTGATCCGGCATCGATCAGGGGGCTGTTATAGCTCAGGCGATAGTCCCCTACCAGCACGTCTGCATATTGAGGATCCACACGCAGGTTGCCTACACCGGGGAAGACTCCCTGGGCAAAAGCGATGTCGCTATGGCTCACGGTCAAAACGGAATTCACGAGTTCAAAGGGTATTTGGATCGGAGACCAGTCCCAGGCAATGTTGTTGCGGAAGATGATACCCGCCTGATTGGCTTTTAAGCCTTTCGGATAGCCCTGGATAGTGTTGTTTTCGATTAACCAGGGACCGGGCATGTTCAGCTCCATACCACTGAAATTCCACAGCGGATTCTCGAGCGCAAACCATAAGTCCAGCACGATCAACTGCCGACGGATAGCCAGGGGCAGGATTCCCGCAGCGCGGATGCCGACCTCGCAATTGCGGATCACGTTTGGCTTGAGCATGGTCCTGTTTCCGTCTGCAATCAAGATGCCGATCCTGGCTTTGGAGACATCCGCTCCCTCAAGGAAACCGCCTACTCCGGCACCGAGGAAGATGCCCACGTTGCTTGTGCGGCTGGTGTCTGTGCTGTTGCGCACCCGGATGTTGGTCAATACGGGGGTTGAAAGCTCGCGCATCCCTCCGGTGGTGATCTGCAAGCCGACGTTGTAGCCCACGATGCTGTCGTTGTGCATAATCACGCGGCTCAAATCTATTAGTTGGATTCCGATCGATGACTGGCGGCTGGTGTCTGTGCTATTACGCACGCGGATATTGGTCAATACGGGAGTGGACGTTGCCCGCAGTGGCGCTGCCTGATATTTGATACCATAATGGAAATCGTCGATCTCGGCGCCGATGAGCGAAAGGGCGACTGCTCCATTGATCAAGAGCCCCACGTCTTCAGTGCGGCTGGTATCTGTGCTGTTGCGCACACGGATATTTGTGAGTACCGGTGTGGAAAGGGTGCGCGTGTCTGATCTGATGACGATGCCGGGGCTGAATCCATCAACCTCCATATTATCGATCTGCACGGAAGGCATATTTTCCAAAATCACGCCCGAATTGGCACTGCGACTGGTGTCCGTGCTGTTGCGAACGCGGATATTGGTCAGTTCCGGTGTGGTTCTGGGAGGGTTGTTTCCTCCGGTCATTTTGATGCCAAAGTTCGTTTCTTCGATCGTCACTTCTTCCATGCTGGGGACGATGTCTCCTCTGATAATGATGCCGTAAGTCGCGCTGCGGCTGGTGTCCGTGCTGTTGCGCACGCGGATGTTGGTCAGGGTCGGAGTGCTGGTACGGTTTGTTTCCGTGCCTTCGAATAAGATGCCGGTGCCGAAGTTTTCGATTTCAGCATCCTCGATCTCGACGTCGCCTTTGATCCAGAAACCGATGCTGCCGGTGGGATCGGTTCGGCTGGTATCTGTGCTGTTGCGCACGCGGATATTGGTCAAAACTGGGGTGGTGCGATCATTATCGGAAGGCTCGATATCGATGCCGATGCGGTAGTTGGCGATATCCAGATCATCGATTTCCGGAGCGGAGTTTCCGGAGAGCTTGATTGCCGTGCCCTGAATGATCTCAGTCGTGTCCGTTACCGCGATGTTAATGGATTGCAGCAAGGGACTGCTGTCCTCGATCACAAACGGTTCAAGAGCATCGACGATGTCGCAGTTTGTAAATTGGCTGGCAATGGGACGCCCTCCTCCCTGGAAACGAAAGCCATGCCAGCGCCCGCCGGCAGACTGGGGTTGGAATCTCACGCCAAACGCGTTGAGCGTTCCCATGATCGTGAGGGGGCTGCCGGTGAAGATATTGACCACCACGTTGTTCTGAATTTCAATGGTTTGGTCGAGGCTGATGGTAATGGGGTCATAGATGTTATAGGGTGAACCAGGCGGATTCCAAGTCAGTGGTATAAATCCCGGCAGCACGGCGGTTCCCTGAAGGTTGAACATGTTGAATATCTGGTGAAAGGCTTGCTCGTTGGCTTCGTCATTGCCCAAGTGCAGGCGCACGGTGTAAGCTCCGGACTCGTTCAGGGTCATGCTTGGATTCTTGACGGTGGATGTGGCGACCACGACTCCCAGTTTGATGAATTCCCAGCTCCACCAATCGGGATTACCGAGGGTATCGTCTTTGAAATTGATCGTCTGTCCGGCAAAGGCGATTATGGCTGTCGTCGTGCCGGTCGCGCTAAATTGAACTTCAAAGTGATCGAGCAGATTCATGCGGAATTG from Candidatus Cloacimonadaceae bacterium carries:
- a CDS encoding tetratricopeptide repeat protein codes for the protein MCRKLFAGIIFLDISGFTRITEFASAGGHYGVELVTQVLNRHFESVSAIVKPHGGEICKFGGDACLILFPCKASAEMPDLYEIRDLLLAACARSDAYFNRKFGINFNVHGALAAGEIDLNIVGKPEHHLDYYLSSDAIRSVYDLAEHALPGEILGNYDAQAVHSYQSHCLSFTPKTSAKADRFLPQSVKLKLQQDRSPAELRNAAVIFIKLTSKKNADLDYADYHDFYTKAQNIVYNHMGVINKIDFTDKGYIMLALFGVPFVFANDIERAFNAARRILLISSESVDVQIGITYSNIYCGIIGSPKRWEYGIIGNAVNISARLMSFAQSGDICLSREMLPKLEGMFETEFVATTSVKGISEPLDIFRLVKELPQRWAQYRNHYQDCELMVAKNQFEDLKRNLAGTQAHFCQITGYGGSGKSLIIWKVCESLMQLNATFELVCADLHAQNLRLEFFFNALRLHLGIEYFKRQFDQIIQWCSIRGINFDPKLLHRNLFAQQAQSRQEAELVSSILYDIVALIYDPYSALVIDNFDRFDPESRFLIIRLIKKFLHDGKSVVITANEILTEISGFPQSGIALNAYTLAQSREFILARIPNITHKAAIELHRISSGNPRFLFELVQHLRRVFTAGCDLITEQIIEEMRHRGQIPDSLENLFISDFERLDAASKALIKYASIYGRPFTPTEIIRIFNVPDKDSFSTALEKLCGMNILRVENSFTEPLYAFSNPLMLESIYRTILLSEKIDLHIKIARYYEPLHTADDNLMAGIIAHHYTGACDKAKIGLWCGRLAERYYQSGSYELSLRYYETVAENAMNPAVKTDAKLSAAGIMLELAANEGAKIILDQYESLLDKPGIRRDRWIRLMARYLINTGKNIELREFLEKQLKSVLDEDFQILIRIDYIESLLYTTEITLFAGEALPLYARLKEEKRDPQRNVLSGIIAAFYSNQGDYLEAGKYYKDKLLLSRRIKDLIGTRIALSGLGTSFSRRGDKDKALKFYRASLETAELNGDRNGYSKALLNIGVIHRNQMEYESALECYQKSLIIARHIGNRLQESIIIYDIGELLDYLGKQDEALPRFFESLEIAKQISDFSGMSFCYDAIGDMYFKRGDYPLALETYQSNLRMQYKMNDREGMAHSFGNLGNLWKMSGRFSHAKKCYHTQIEILSVVGDLDGCGRAWFNLAMLDVEEQDLHAAKTKLEKARELFQSCNSLHYLMIVDEQLEKLV
- a CDS encoding PKD domain-containing protein yields the protein MTAYGDPTEVVIITDISFSGSQYFSIETALATPFPMWGNDSITMSVIFRPGSVGDHSGWLIVTDDTRYQHHIYLEGYGAAPPLAVYPASYDFGTTIQPSETGSVFVDCYRDPGSTVGAYLISAVLSGDSSFALSPNMTNAIGMPVATLPYYIHDADVLIFEVIFSPTNYLTQNAVLTLTDEYSNTYTTTLVAYEGAVGGDFAWIVVTPNPLPLTVLFGGQAIAGFQVNNNGNIPLYYDIDPASIPTYYSITPVNGIVAAGQSITHTLVANAAGLDAGFYSNNIVINNNDATQPVYLYNINMIVSPPLFTVDFIANPLIGHAPLNVMFLDQSTTDPNMTSTHITGWRWDFNNDGIIDSYLQNPLYTYAQPGIYTVKLTVITNNGQYASETKQNFITATNQAPIIHNPLNEISNMFEDIPWGPSLLSDYFSDPDLDPLTYSTQNSPHISVFINQHISFTLYSAQDWFGTETIVIIATDPFGASVSMTVTITVLPVNDAPVLNVPADFHFIRNSTFVVDFAPYINDPDNPHAELSIMIERIIGQGNILYAYRPINVPNVLGQFSVAFTSPMQIPMVETFRISVNDNMGRLISQAQFRMNLLDHFEVQFSATGTTTAIIAFAGQTINFKDDTLGNPDWWSWEFIKLGVVVATSTVKNPSMTLNESGAYTVRLHLGNDEANEQAFHQIFNMFNLQGTAVLPGFIPLTWNPPGSPYNIYDPITISLDQTIEIQNNVVVNIFTGSPLTIMGTLNAFGVRFQPQSAGGRWHGFRFQGGGRPIASQFTNCDIVDALEPFVIEDSSPLLQSINIAVTDTTEIIQGTAIKLSGNSAPEIDDLDIANYRIGIDIEPSDNDRTTPVLTNIRVRNSTDTSRTDPTGSIGFWIKGDVEIEDAEIENFGTGILFEGTETNRTSTPTLTNIRVRNSTDTSRSATYGIIIRGDIVPSMEEVTIEETNFGIKMTGGNNPPRTTPELTNIRVRNSTDTSRSANSGVILENMPSVQIDNMEVDGFSPGIVIRSDTRTLSTPVLTNIRVRNSTDTSRTEDVGLLINGAVALSLIGAEIDDFHYGIKYQAAPLRATSTPVLTNIRVRNSTDTSRQSSIGIQLIDLSRVIMHNDSIVGYNVGLQITTGGMRELSTPVLTNIRVRNSTDTSRTSNVGIFLGAGVGGFLEGADVSKARIGILIADGNRTMLKPNVIRNCEVGIRAAGILPLAIRRQLIVLDLWFALENPLWNFSGMELNMPGPWLIENNTIQGYPKGLKANQAGIIFRNNIAWDWSPIQIPFELVNSVLTVSHSDIAFAQGVFPGVGNLRVDPQYADVLVGDYRLSYNSPLIDAGSPLVPRDADGSISDIGAFTYLHRAGMVSSHRFIQTGNTVNFTNTSIGHDHPVTLIQWDLGNDEIIDGITRDWSYQFNTPGVYALRLKMITGNLVDERIYLAAVVVQEHLLQPPQNLRIERQGNHLLLDWDAVEFTQEQQPIAVEYYIVYSSPTPDGYFDYVAFTQNYATSFMHNYGASQDRGFYIILGFAGTRTALNSFIEANPRYHVPGDNEGGGPRRKK
- a CDS encoding plasmid pRiA4b ORF-3 family protein; translated protein: MATKELDRILQLKITLLGSKPPIWRRIQIPANISFHQLHNYIQFAMGWENCHLYGFRVMPTGKKAVETSYYGNVGILIDDESVKSPKSAKVADYLTLAKQEILYCYDFGDDWMHKIVLEEILAPASGKKYPLCLDGKRACPPEDCGGVYAYQEALEAISDPEHPDYEDVIEWFDEDFDPEDFDPKDVVFSELRMR